GCCGGGTGGACCTGAGCGACAACACCAACCTCTTCGGCGCACCTCCGTCCGCGGATCGCGTGCTGCGGGAGGAGGGCTTCCTTCGGCTGGCTCGCTATCCCGCCGGATATGCGCCGGACCTCAAGCGCGCAGTGGCAGCCTACGCGGGCGTCGCGGTGGAGAACGTGACGACGGGCTGCGGCTCGGACGACGTCATCGACTGTGCGCTGCGGGCCTTCCTGGAGCCCGGGGACGCGGTGGCCTTTCCGGATCCCACGTTCGTGATGGTGCCCATGTTCGCCCGGCTGAGCGCGCTCAAGCCCGTGCCCGTGCCGCTGCGCTCGGACCATGGGCTGGACGTGGACGGCCTGCTCGCCACGGGGGCGAAGCTCATCTACGTGTGCACGCCGAACAACCCCACCGGCACGGTGGCCTCGCGCGCGGCGCTGGAGCGGCTGGTGGACTCCGCTTCGGGCGTGGTGCTTGTTGATCAGGCCTATGTGGAGTTCACGCGGGGCGGGGACTTCCTCGACTTGGCGCGGACGCGGCCCAACGTGCTGGTGACGCGCACGATGTCCAAGGCGTTCGGACTCGCGGGCCTGCGGGTGGGCTGGGGCGTCGGGGCGCCGTCGCTGGTGGCGGAGGTGGAGAAGGCCCGGGGGCCCTACAAGCACACGGCGCTGGGCGAGGCCGTGGCGGTGGCCGCGCTCACGGATGACGTCGCGTGGATGGAGGCCTGCGCGGCGGAGGCGGTGGTGAACCGCGAGCGGCTGCGCGGCGCCTTGAAGGCGCTGGGGCTGGAGCCGCTCCCTTCGGAGGGCAACTTCCTCCTCGTCCCCGTGCCGGAGGCGCGGCAGGTGGGCGAGGCGCTGCGGGAGCGCAACGTGAACGTGCGGGTGTTCGAAGGGCTCACGGGCGTGGGCGATGCGCTGCGCATCGGCTGCGGTCCCTGGCCGATGATGGCTTCAGCGCTGAAGGCCCTGAAGGAGGTGCTGTGATGCGGGTGACCCTGTTCGACTATGGCGCGGGCAACCTGCACTCGCTGATCAAGGCGCTGGCCACCACACCCGGCGCGGACGTGCGTGTGCAGGAGGATCCACTGCGCGCGCTGGATACCGACGTCCTGGTGCTTCCCGGCGTGGGAGCATTCGGTTCGGCGGCGGCGCGGCTCGCTCCGGGACGCGAGGCGATGCGCAAGGCGCTGGATGCCGGCCTGCCGTGCCTGGGCATCTGCCTGGGCATGCAGCTGCTCTTCGAGGAGAGCGACGAGGGGGCAGGGCAGGGACTCGGCTACTTCCCGGGCCGGGTGACCCGGCTGGCCGCGCGCCATGTTCCTCAAATTGGCTGGAACGACATTGAGGAGGACCGGGCGCTCCAGTCCGCGCGCTTGTCCACCGTGTACTACGCGCACAGCTTTGTCTGCCGCGCCGTGGATGCGCGCGAAGTGGTGGGCTGGACCACCCACGAGGGCGACCGGTTCCCCGCCTCCGTGCGGCGCGGCAACGTGCTGGGCGTGCAGTTCCACCCGGAGAAGTCCTCCCACGCGGGCGTGCGCTTCGTGCAGGCATTCCTCCAGGAGGTGTCCTCATGATCGCCATCCCGGCCATCGACCTGAGGGAAGGGGCGTGCGTGCAGCTCGTGGGGGGCTCCTACGATGCGGAGCGCGTGCGCGTGAATGATCCGCTGGATGCCTTGAAGCAGTGGCTCGCGTTGGGCTTCCGCACGTTCCACGTCGTGGACCTGGACGCGGCGCTGGGCAAGGGCTCCAACGCGGATGTGGTGGCCCGGCTGGTGTCGCATGCCCCGGGCCTGACCTTCACGGTGGGCGGCGGTGTTCGTGAGGCGTCGCGCGTGGAGGCGGTGCTCGCGGGCGGGGCGTCCTCGGTCGTCGTGGGGACCCGCGCCATCGAGGACCTGGCCTGGCTCACCGAGGTCGCGGAGCGCTTCCCCGGCCGCGTGGTGGTCGCCGCGGACGTGAAGGGCCGCGAGGTCGTGACGCGCGGCTGGACGTCCGGCAGCGCTCGCGACATCCGCGACGTGCTGTCCGCGCTGGAGCCCCTGCCGCTGGGCGGGATGCTTGTCACCGCGGTGCACAAGGAGGGGCAGCTGGGCGGCGTGGACCTGCCCTTGATGGAGGAGGTGGCCCGTTCGAGCCGGCACCGGCTCTACGCCTCCGGCGGCGTGACGACGCTCGAGGACCTGCGCTCGCTGGCGAAGGTGGGCGCATACGGAGCGGTGGTGGGCATGGCGCTGTACACGGGTCGGTTGGATGCGCGCGCGGTCGCGCGGGAGTTCACGCAATGAGCACGGTCACCACGGTCGTCCGCGAAACGAAGGAGACCCAGGTCACGGTGGAGCTGGCGCGCGGAACCGGCGTGGCCCGGGTGGACACGGGCCTCAAGTTCTTCGACCACATGCTCGCCACGTTCGCGCGCTACGCGGGGCTGGACCTGACCCTGCACGCCCGCGGAGACCTGCGCCACCACCTGATGGAGGACGTGGCCATCACCCTGGGCACCGCCGTCCAGCGCGTCATCCCCGCCACCGCCGCGCGTTACGGCGAGCGCACCCTGCCCATGGATGACGCCCTGGTGCAGGCGTGCCTGGACGCAGGCGGGCGCTTCTACTACCGGGGCCCGTTGAAGAACCGGCTGTACGAGCACTGGATGCGCTCGTTCTGCGAGCACTCGCGCATCACGCTCCACCTGCGCGTGCTGCGCGGCAAGGACAGCCACCACCTCACCGAGGCGGCCTTCAAGGCGCTGGGGCTCGCGCTGCGCGACGCGATGGTGGACTCCGGCGTCGTCTTCAGCATGAAGGGCAGTGTCTCCCTGGAGGTGAAGTGATGCTCCGCCGACGGATCATCGTCTGCCTGGACGTGAAGGGCGGCCGAGTGGTGAAGGGCGTCCAGTTCGAGGGCCTGCGCGACGTGGGCGACCCGGTGGAGCTGGCCCGGCGCTATGAGGAGGCGGGAGCGGACGAGGTGACCTTCCTGGACATCTCCGCGAGCGCCGAGGAGCGCCAGACGCTGTGGGACCTGGTCCAGCGTACCGCTGAGCGCCTCTTCATCCCACTCACGGTGGGCGGAGGCGTGCGCACCGTGGACGACGTGGGCCGCGCGCTGCGGGCCGGCGCGGACAAGGTGAGCATCAACTCCGCGGCCGTGGCCACGCCGGAGCTGCTCACCGGCTGCGCGGAGCGCTTCGGCGCCCAGTGCGTGGTGGCCAGCATCGACGCGAAGCGCGAGGGCGACCGCTACCGCGTCTATACGCACGGTGGCAGGCGGCCCACCGTCCTGGACGCCGTGGCCTGGGCGAAGGAGTGCGTCCGGCGCGGCGCGGGCGAGGTGCTGCTCACCAGCATCGACCGGGACGGGGCGCGCACGGGCTATGACCTGGACCTGACCCGCGCGGTGGCGGAGGCGGTGGACGTGCCCGTCATTGCCTCCGGGGGCGCGGGCCGCGCGGAGCACGTGCGCGATGCCCTGACCCTGGGCGCGGCGGACGCGGCGCTCGTCGCCGGCATCCTCCACGACGGCCTCACCACGGTGGGCGCCTTGAAGTCCCTGCTGAACGACAACGGCATCGCCATCCGGAGCACGACATGAACGCGGACCCGCGAGACTTGATGGAGGCCGCCGCCGACGTGGCGCGCAAGGCCGGTGACGTGGCGCTGGACTTCTTCCGGCGCGGCATCGCCGTGGACACCAAGAGCGACGGCACGCCCGTGACGGTGGCGGACCGCACCGCCGAGTGGACCGCTCGCGAATGGCTGGAGGCGCGCTTCCCCCAGGACGGCATCCTGGGCGAGGAGTTCGGCGAGTCCCGGCCGGGCGCGAAGCGCCGGTGGATATTGGATCCCATCGACGGCACGAAGACGTTCATCCGGGGCGTGCCGCTGTGGGGCACGCTGGTCGCGGTGGCGGAAGGGGAGACCATTCTCGCGGGCGCGGCCTACTTCCCGGCCGTGAACGAGCTGGTCGTCGCGTCGCCGGGCCTGGGCTGCTTCTGGAACGGCTCCGCGGCGCACGTGTCGGAGCAGGACTCGCTGGCGCAGGCCGTGGTGCTCGTCACCGATGAGCGCTTCCTCCAGAACCCCGCGAAGGGCGCGGCCTGGAAGGAGCTGTCCCGGCAGGCGTCCCTCTCCCGCACGTGGGGGGACTGCTACGGCTATCTCCTCGTCGCCACCGGCCGCGCGGAGGTCATGGTGGACGAAGGCCTGTCGCCCTGGGACGCGGCGGCCCTGCAGCCCATCATCGAGGAGGCGGGCGGCGTCTTCACCGACTGGAAGGGCACTCGCACGGCGTTCGGCGGTGACGGCATCGCCACCAACGCGGCGCTGTCGCAGCGCGTGCGCGAGCTGCTGCGCACGGGAGTCCAGCCATGACGTTGGAGCTCTCCAGGCTCGACTTCGACAAGGGCCAGGGACTGGTGACGGTGGTGACGCAGGACGCGAGCACCGGCGACGTGCTGATGGTGGCGCACGCAGACCGCGAGGCGCTGGAGCGCACGCTCGCCACGGGCGAGATGCACTACCGCTCCCGCACGCGCGGCCTCTGGCACAAGGGCGCCACCAGCGGGAACACCCAGAAGGTCGTCTCCCTCACCGCGGACTGCGACGGAGACGCGGTGCTCGCACGCGTGCGCAAGGCCGGCCCCGCGTGCCACACCGGCGAGGAGACGTGCTTCGGCGAGGGCCGCTGGGACGCGCTCGCGCACCTGGACGCGACGCTCTCCGCCCGCGCGGCCGGCTCCCAACCCGAAGGCGCGAAGCCCAGCTACACCCGGCGCCTCCTGGAGGACCGGAACCTGCGCCTGAAGAAGGTGGGGGAGGAGGCCGCGGAGCTCGTCACCGCCTGCGCGGACGCGGACACGCACCGGGCCGCGGAAGAGGCCGCCGACGTGCTCTTCCACGCGCTCGTCGCGGTGCGGGCCCTGGGCGTGACGCTGGACGATGTGAAGGCCGTCCTCGCCGCCCGCGCACGTCCAAAATCACCCTGAACTCCCCGGATAGCCCGGCGTGTCGGTTGCGACCCAGGCGGAGTTGTCCAGCTGCACTGCATCCTCACAGCGTGGCTGGCACACAGGCGCGCCAAAGGTGCATGGGTGTGTCCGCTACTCTTCAACCGCCTTTGTGATCCTGGTACAGATTCCGCCCTGCGACACGGGCCGTGCCCGACGAAGCGGCCCCGTCGTCATCAGCGTTAGCGTTCGCATCCCGGAGGCTTCGTGTCTGCCACGTACCAATCCGAACTCATCGACCGCGTCCTGTTCTCGCGGTGGCACAACCCGCCGACGAAGGACGATGTCCAGGCCATCATGGCGCAGATGGAGGACGCGACGCAGCGGCTGGGGCAGAACGTGCTCTACATCGCGTCCATCAGCCCCAAGGCGAAGGTTCCCGACGCGACCGAGCGCGCGCACCTGAACCAGATGGTCGCCGAGGGCCGCCGCTACTGTGAGCAGTCCTGGCTCGTGTACGAGGGCACGGACCTGCAGCACAACCTGCAGCGAGTCATCATCTCGGGCGTGCTCATCCTCACGCGCACGTTCGACAACTACCTGTCGGTCGCCAAGTCGGCGGACGCAATCGTCAAGGACGTGTCCACCGCCCTGAAGAAGGACGCGTCCGGCATCTTCCGCCAGGCGCGCGACCGCGGCCTCATCGCCTGAAGACCCACGCGGGCGACGTCGGAGCCCCTCCGACGCCGCGTGCGTGATGGCGCCCGTGTCTACCGGGCGCCGATGATCTCCAGCTCCTTCAGCTCCACCCCCGGCCGCTCCGGAAGGACGCTCACCGCGTCCACGTCGAGCAGGGGGACCCCGGGCTTGCAGATCTCCCACCTGCCCGTGCCGTGGAAGCGGCAGACGGTGGGATCCACGAAGAAGCCCTTGCCCCCCGGCTGCGCGTGCCCCACGCCGTCCGGCGCGCGGACGTGTGCCCGCAGGGAGCCCGGCCCCGTGGCCCGCACCTGGAAGGACACCACATACTTCAGCGACGGCGCGTACCCCAGCCGCAGCGCGGCGTCCGTGCCCGCGTCCGCCATGGGCAGCTTCACCCCGGACAGCTCGTCCCGGTCGAACGCGCGGAAGGCATCTCCGGGCCCCGTCGGCTGATCCGGCTCGATGGGCTTCGTCTCCACCGCGTCCGCCCTGTTCAGCGTCGCCAGCATGGGCGCCCGCTGGGCCTGATGCACCGCCGCCGCGTTCAGGAGCGGCGCGGGCAACTGCCCCGTCTTCACGCACGTGGGCGCCAGCGCCTCCGTGAGCGCCAGCAGCTGCGGCTCCACCTCCGGCCCCGTCACGGCCGCGGGGCCCACGGCCTGGCGCGCGAGCTCCTGGCAGGCCGCGCCCAGGGCGGGCCCCGCGTGCTCCAGGCTCCAGCTTGCCTCCTGGAGGGGCGGGTTCTCCCGGCGCGCGGCCTCCTGCAACGCACGTGTGACGGCCTGGCCGCAGGGATTGTCAGCGGGCGCACACCGCTCGCACAGGGTGGCGAGCAGCTCGCGGGGCAGGTCGTCCTTCGCCGTGAGGGGCGCGCGGGAGGCCAGGGCAGGGCCCCGGGCGCAGGCGGCCGCGGGAGGCGTGGGGCAGTCGCCGAGCTGGCGGCGTGCGTCACTCCAGGCCGTGCCCGCGTCCCCTCCGGTGCCTCCGTCGCTCTGGAGGAGGTCCCCCAGGACGGCGTCCAGGCCCCGGCACGCGGCGGGGCCCAGGTCGGGCGGGGTGATCTTCACAGGGGCCGCGCCCGGCGCCTTCCCGGGGGCCGGAGCGGGCGGGGCTTGATGCGACACGTAATAGAGGCGCGCGAACGCCAGCAGCGCTACTAGCATCAAGAGAAGCGTGTGGAGCGGGAAGCGACGCACGAGCAAACTCCTTGATTCCGACCGGGACCGGGGGTTATCAGCGCCCGCGAGTTCCATCCGCAAAAATGACCGGAGGCGTGTGTGGCTGAGACTTTCGACGTGGTGATCATCGGCTCGGGTCCTGGCGGCTATGTGGGCGCCATCCGCGCGGCCCAGCTCGGGCTGAAGACGGCCATCATCGAAAAGGACAAGCGCCTGGGTGGCACGTGTCTGCACCGCGGCTGCATCCCCACCAAGTCGCTCCTGTGGACGGCGTCGCTCTTCCACCACATCAAGGAGTCGTCCGACTTCGGCATCGACGTGGCGAACCCGACCGTGAACTGGGCCAACGCCCAGAAGCACAAGGACAAGGTCGTCACGAAGGGTGCCAACGGCATCGACTTCCTGATGAAGAAGAACAAGATCACCGTGGTGAAGGGCCACGGCCGCATTGCCGGCAAGGGCAAGGTGGAGGTCACGGCGGAGGACGGCTCCAAGCAGACCCTGGAGACGAAGAACATCATCATCGCCACGGGCTCAGTGCCCAAGTCCCTGCCGAACGTGGCGGTGGACCACAAGCGGGTGATGAACAGTGACTCCATCCTGACCATCGACCGCATCCCCAAGAGCATCATCGTCCTGGGCGCGGGCGCGGTGGGCTGCGAGTTCGCCTCCGTGTTCAACCACGTGGGCAGCAAGACGGCCATCGTGGAGTACATGCCCGCGCTGCTCCCCATCGAGGACGCGGACATCTCCAAGGAGCTGGACAAGATCTTCCGCCGCCGCGGCATCGACGTGCACACGGGCTCCGCGGTGCAGAAGGTGGAGCACACGGCGGACGGCGTGCGCGTCACCATGAAGGTGGGCGAGGAGACCAAGACGCTGGAGGCCGAGATCCTCCTGTCGGCGGTGGGCCGCGCGCCCGTCACCGAGGACGTGGGCCTCAACAAGACGTCCATCCAGGTGGACCGCGGCTTCATCAAGGTCGACACGCTGTGCCGCACCAGCGAGCCCAACGTCTACGCCATTGGCGACGTCATCCCCACGCCGATGCTGGCGCACATGGCCTCCGCCGAGTGCGTGATGGTGGTGGAGCACATCGCCGGGAAGAACCCCGCGCCCATCAACTACGACCTGACCCCGTCCGCCACGTACTGCTACCCCGAGGTGGCGTCCGTGGGCCTCACGGAGAAGAAGGCCAAGGAGCGCGGCTACGACGTGAAGGTGGGCATCGCCCCCTTCGGCGCCGTCACCAAGTCGGCCATCTCCAACGAGTCGGTCGGCCTCATCAAGATCGTCTCCGACAAGAAGTACGACGAGGTGCTGGGCATCCACATCATCGGGCCGCACGCCACGGAGCTGCTCGCCGAGGCCTGCGTCGCGATGAAGCTGGAGATCACCACCGAGGAGCTGGCCCACACCATCCACGCGCACCCGACGCTCTCCGAAATCATGCACGAGGGCGCCGAGGCCACGCTGGGTCACCCGCTGCACTTCTAGCGGGCGCGGCGGCCCGGCCTCTTCTGGCCGGGCCCGCCGTAGAGCGCCGACAGTGAGGCCGCCAGCGCGGCCAGCCGTTGGCGCAGCGCTTCCGGGGCGAGCACCTCCACGCCCGCCCCGATTTCGCACAGCTGGGAGACCGCGATGGACTCCCGCTCGAAGTCCAGCGTCACCTTCCGCTTCCCACCGCGTGCCGCGGGCGCCTTGTCGATGCGCTCACCGTCGGCCGGGGGACGCATCCTCCGCAGCGCCGCTTCCCCTTCCTGCGTGCAGGAGAGCGTGACCTCGTAGCGGGGGCGCTCGGTGGCGAACTTCGCGCACCAGTCCTTCCAGAACGCGGGCAGGTCGAAGCCCTGCGGGCGGGTGAAGCCCTGGGGGGAAAGCCGCACGTCGCCAATGCGCCCGCCCCGGAAGACGCGCGGGCCCTTGTCCGTCCCCGCGACGAGGTACCAGCGGTCCGCCTTGATCACGAGCCCGTAGGGGTCCACCGTCCGGCGGGAGCGGGCGCCGTCGAAGTCCTGGTAGCTCAGCGACACGCGGCGGTCCTGCCAGGCTGCGTCGCGCAGCTTGCCCAGGTGCGGCAGGGGCTCGCGGCCGGTGAACCAGCCGGAGGCGTCCACGTGCAGCCGCTGGCGCGCGTGCTCCAGCGCCGGCTGCTGGAGGGTGGGGAGGGCCGCGGCCAGCTTCACCAGTCCCGTGCGCAGCGGCCCGGACAGGCCCAGGTCGTCCAGGGCTCCCGGGGCGCCCACGGTGGCCAGGGCCTGGAGCTCCGGGCGGGTGAGGCCGGTGAGCTGCGTGCGCCAGCCCTCCATCAGGGCCACGCCGCCGGTGGCGCCGCGGGTGGCGTAGACGGGGACGCCCGCGGTGGAGAGGGCGTCCAGGTCCCGGTGCACGGTGCGGCTGGAGACCTGGAGCTCGCGCGCCAGCTCGCCCACGGTGCTGCGAGAGCGCGCCTGGAGGCGCATCAACAGGTGGACGAGGCGATCCGCGCGCATGGGCCCTCTGGGTTTCGGGAGAGGTGCAGCCTGGGCCGGCAATCATGACAGGGGTTGTCAGGATTGGGGATGCAGGGTGGCGCGTGAAAGGGGAGCACTGACATGAAGCCACTCGAAGGACAGGTGGCCCTGGTCGCGGGAGCGACGCGGGGCGCGGGCCGGGGAATCGCGACGATGCTGGGAGCGGCGGGGGCCACGGTGTACTGCACCGGGCGCAGCGTAAGGGGTGGGCTTGCGAGCGGAGCCTCGCGGCCGGAGACGATTGAAGAGACGGCGGAGCAGGTGACGGCGCTGGGCGGGAAGGGCATCGCGGTGCGGGTGGACCACACCGTGGAGGAGGAGGTGGAGGCGCTGTGTCAGCGCATCCGCGCGGAGGCCGGGAAGCTGGACGTGCTGGTCAACGACATCTGGGGCGGGGAGACGCTGCACGAACTGGGGCTGCCGTTCTGGAAGCAGTCTCCGGCGAAGGCGCGGCTGATGTTCGACCGCGCCGTGTACACGCACGTGGTCACCAGCCGCTACGCGGTGCCGCTGATGCTGGAGCGCGACCGGGGGCTCATCGTGGAGGTGACGGATGGAGACTCGTTCGGCTACCGGGGCGGCGTCTCGTACGACGTGACGAAGATGGCGGTCATCCGGCTGGCCTTCGCGATGTCGAGGGACCTGCGCCGCACGAACATCACGGCGCTGGCGGTGACGCCGGGGTTCCTGCGCTCCGAGGAGATGCTGGATGGCTTCGGGGTGAAGGAGGCGAACTGGCGCGACGCGGTGAAGAACGTCCCGGACTTCATCGCGTCGGAGACGCCGTCGTATGTGGGCCGCGGGGTGGCGGCGCTCGCGGCGGATCCGAACGTCCACCGCAGGGCGGGGCGCGTGGTCGCGTCGTGGACCCTGGCGCGCGAGTACGGGTTCACAGACCTGGATGGCTCGCAGCCGCACTGGGCGGATTACTTCGAGCGGACGTATGGGAAGCCGTACACGGTCGCGGATGAGGCCGCCTATGCGTCATGGCTTGGCGGCTCCATCGAGATTGTCTGCCCGGACTGGCCGAAATACTGACCGTGCACGGCCCATCCCCGGCGGCCGGGCGAAGCGCTATGGTCTGACGCGAGAGGTCGCGAACATGGCCAAGGGGCACCGCAGGAACGACGAGCCGGATCGGATCGACGAGACCCGGGTCGCACCGTTGGACGACGACCTGGACGAGACGGACGAGGTCCGCACCGAGCAGACCCAGGTGCCGCCCGCGGTGCAGCGCGACGCCGCGGAGGCAGCCCGTTCCTCCGCGGCGACTCCCGGCCGGAAGTCCTGGGGCAACCAGGCGCGGACCGCGCCCCCCACGAGTGCGGCCCCGCGCGCACCTGAGTTCACGGGCCTGGAGACGCGGATGACGCCGCCTCCCGTTCCCGACGATGACCTGGTCCTGGAGACCCGCGTGGATGGGCTGTCGCCCCCGCCACCGCCTCCAGGCCCGGGCGCGTGGGAGGAGGAAGACGACGCTGCGTTCGCTGCTCCGGCGACCACCGCGCGTCCGTCGCGTGAGGGCGAGGGTGCCAGGCAGGGGCGCACGGGAGAGGGTGGTCGCCCACCGCGTGGAGGCGCCCGCGAGAACGGGCAGGGCGCTCCAGAGGCCGTGCGCCCCGGTCGCGCGGTGACGCGCGAAGAAGGCCAGGACCTTCCGGAGATCGTCCGTCCCAATCGCGGTGGTGGCTCGCGCGACGAAGGCCAGGGCCTTGCGGAGAACGCACGCTCGGGCCGTGGCGGCTCGCGCGAAGAAGGGCAGGGTCTTCCTGAGAACGCACGTTCGGGCCGTGGCGGCTCACGCGACGAAGGCCAGGGCCTTGCTGAGAACGCACGCTCGGGTCGTGGTGGCTCGCGTGACGAAGGTCAGGGCCTTCCGGAGATCATCCGCCCGAGTCGCGGCGGTGCTCGCGAAGAAGGCCAGGGCCTTCCGGAGATCGCCCGCCCTCCCCGAGGAGCGGGCTCCGCTCGTGGCGGTGCGCGCGAAGAGGGCCAGGGCCTTCCTGAAATCGCCCGCCTGGGCCGTGACGGCGCGAAGCAGGGGGAGGGCTTCGAGCTGCCGGAGATCATCCGCGCGGGCCGTGGCGCCGAGCTGGACGGCAGCTCTTCCGAGCCTCCTCGCAAGGCCAGCCGGCCGGAGCCGATGATCTTCGCTCCACTCCCGTCCGCGCAGGCGGCGAGCCAGTCCGAAGCGACGCCCGAGCTGCGCACGATGTTCGCCACCCACTCCGCGCTGCTCGCGGAGCGCCTCAAGGCCGAGCTCCAGCACAAGATCTACGGCCGCTCCCCGCACCGCATCCTCCGCGTGGACGAACCCGAAGGCCCCAGCACCGCGGGCGGCAAGCAGGCCCGTCAGGCCATCTCGCTCGTGGACCGCAAGGGGAGCGCCCCCGCGCTCGTCGCGGGCTGGGTGGACGTGGCCAAGGGACAGGCCTCGCTGCGCAACCACGAGGCCGTGGCCAAGCGCTACGAGTTCCAGCACGGCACGCCGCTGGAGCTGGTCCCGGAGGAGTACGAGAAGTTCCTCACCGACGTGGACGAAGTGCTGCGCACCGCCGCCATCCAGGTCCGCATCCTCGTGCCGGACGAATCCGCGCCCACGCGCGCCACCGTCGGTCAGCAGGCACCGCGCGCCTCCGGCCTCGCCGTGCGCTGGGTGATGCTGCTCGTCATCGTGGCCTTCCTGCTGGGGCTCGGCGCAGGCGCCACGCTGCTCCGCGGCGGCTGAAGGCCCGTCACTGTCCGCTGAACGAAGGGGCGCTGCGCACCGGTGCGATGGCCCGGCCGCCGCGCCCCTTCCACCTTGGTGTCTCCCCATCCGGCCGGAGGCACCCATGGCGTCACCCCATCGCCGTCCGAAGTCCCACTTGCGCAAGCTGCTGGGCGGCTGCGTCGTGTCCGTCGCGCGGGCCTTCGCCCCCACCTCCGTGCTCGCGGACGGTCCTCCGGTGATGGATGTCCGGCCGCGTTACGGACGCATTCCGGTCCCGGGCCGCGACTCTCAAGCGCTCGGAATCCGAGGTGCGGATCCACGCCTCGGTGGATGACGCGGGAGTGACAGCGGGGCGGGGTGCCCCGTGGTACGGTGCTCGCGTCATTTTTCAGGGGGACATTCACGAGTGCCCGCCCTGGAAACCTCGTGAGCCCCACCATGCGCAGACTTTCTCTGCTGGCCCTCTGCCTCGTCGTCGCCACCGCGTGTTCATGCGGCGACAAGGACTCGAAGGGCGGCCCCTCGCAGACCGGCACCGCGCCGACTCCGCCCTCGAAGTCCCCTGGCCTCGCCGTCGAGCCGCTGCCCGAGCCTCCCGCGCTGAAGATCGACGCCGAGGACGCTGCGTCGCAGGGCCCGCTCTCCATCGCGGCCGCGCGGCCGACGGGTCAGGTCTACGGCAGCGCCCGGCCGACCATCACCTTCACCAAGCCGATGATCGCCCTGGGCTCGGTCGCCGCGGAGCGTGGCCTGGCGGCCCCCGCGACCATCACCCCCGCGCTGCAAGGCGAGTGGCGCTGGCTGGGCTCCGCGAGCGTGGAGTTCGTGCCCAGCGCACCCGTGAAGCTGAGCACGCAGTACACGGTGACGGTGCCCGCGGGCCTCAAGGCCATGGACGGCACCGCGCTGGCGCAGCCGTACACCTTCCAGTTCGAGACGCCGCGCCCCTCGCTCCAGTCCACGCAGCCGGAGCCGGAGTTCCGCTGGCTGCAGCCGGAGCAGATCTTCACGCTGACCTTCAACCAGGCCGTGAAGGACCTGGCGCAGCACGCGCGCCTGGAGCCCGCGACCGGCGCGCCCGTGCCGCTCACGCTGGTGAAGACGTCGCCGCTCGCGGACGTGAAGGAGGTGCAGGTGGGCAGCGGCCCGGAGCGTCGCTCCCAGGACCGGCGCGTGCGGTACGAGCTCAAGCCCGCGCAGAAGCTGCCCTCGGGGACGCAGTTCACCCTGGTGGTGGACGGTGAGCTGACGGGCACGGACGGCCCGCTGCCCATGGGCGAGGCGGTGAGCCACCCCTACGCCACCTACGGCGCGCTGAAGGTGGAGTCCGCGGGCGCGTGCGTGTTCACCTGGGGCGAGGAGCAGTGCTCCTACGGCCCGCTCATCCTCTTCACGTCCAACGAGCTGGACGCCGCCTCGCTCAAGGGCAAGGTGACGCTGGAGCCGAAGGCGGAGATCGACTGGGACCGCGTGCAGACGCAGCTGCCGTGGGCGGGCTCGGAGGTGAAGCACCCCTACGTGTCGCTGCCCGGCCGCTACCGCCCCGGCACCACGTACAAGATCAAGGTCGCGGAAGGATACAAGGACCTCTTCGGCCAGACGGGCCCCGCCTTCCAGGGCCAGGTGAAGCTGTCGGACGTGGAGCCGTCCTTCGACTCCGGCTCGCGCGA
This DNA window, taken from Corallococcus coralloides DSM 2259, encodes the following:
- the lpdA gene encoding dihydrolipoyl dehydrogenase, with product MAETFDVVIIGSGPGGYVGAIRAAQLGLKTAIIEKDKRLGGTCLHRGCIPTKSLLWTASLFHHIKESSDFGIDVANPTVNWANAQKHKDKVVTKGANGIDFLMKKNKITVVKGHGRIAGKGKVEVTAEDGSKQTLETKNIIIATGSVPKSLPNVAVDHKRVMNSDSILTIDRIPKSIIVLGAGAVGCEFASVFNHVGSKTAIVEYMPALLPIEDADISKELDKIFRRRGIDVHTGSAVQKVEHTADGVRVTMKVGEETKTLEAEILLSAVGRAPVTEDVGLNKTSIQVDRGFIKVDTLCRTSEPNVYAIGDVIPTPMLAHMASAECVMVVEHIAGKNPAPINYDLTPSATYCYPEVASVGLTEKKAKERGYDVKVGIAPFGAVTKSAISNESVGLIKIVSDKKYDEVLGIHIIGPHATELLAEACVAMKLEITTEELAHTIHAHPTLSEIMHEGAEATLGHPLHF
- a CDS encoding SDR family oxidoreductase, whose translation is MKPLEGQVALVAGATRGAGRGIATMLGAAGATVYCTGRSVRGGLASGASRPETIEETAEQVTALGGKGIAVRVDHTVEEEVEALCQRIRAEAGKLDVLVNDIWGGETLHELGLPFWKQSPAKARLMFDRAVYTHVVTSRYAVPLMLERDRGLIVEVTDGDSFGYRGGVSYDVTKMAVIRLAFAMSRDLRRTNITALAVTPGFLRSEEMLDGFGVKEANWRDAVKNVPDFIASETPSYVGRGVAALAADPNVHRRAGRVVASWTLAREYGFTDLDGSQPHWADYFERTYGKPYTVADEAAYASWLGGSIEIVCPDWPKY
- a CDS encoding helix-turn-helix transcriptional regulator; the protein is MRADRLVHLLMRLQARSRSTVGELARELQVSSRTVHRDLDALSTAGVPVYATRGATGGVALMEGWRTQLTGLTRPELQALATVGAPGALDDLGLSGPLRTGLVKLAAALPTLQQPALEHARQRLHVDASGWFTGREPLPHLGKLRDAAWQDRRVSLSYQDFDGARSRRTVDPYGLVIKADRWYLVAGTDKGPRVFRGGRIGDVRLSPQGFTRPQGFDLPAFWKDWCAKFATERPRYEVTLSCTQEGEAALRRMRPPADGERIDKAPAARGGKRKVTLDFERESIAVSQLCEIGAGVEVLAPEALRQRLAALAASLSALYGGPGQKRPGRRAR